TTAGAAAGTGGCGACAAAATCCGTTGTTTTTTCGAGACCCACGCTTTTGACAATAACGGAAAGCTCATCAAAGACAAGCAACTTGCCATCAATAAGCTAGGGCACGCCATGCACGACATTGACCCGGTTTTTGAGGCTTTTTCGTACGTTCCTGAGCTTTGTCAAGCCGCCATTGACTTAGGTTTTGTTGACCCTATAGCTGCCCAAAGTATGTACATCTTTAAGCAACCAAGCATTGGCGATAAAGTAAACGCCCACCAAGACAGTACTTTTCTGAATACCGACCTTGCGTCTTGTACTGGGTTTTGGTTTGCGCTGGAAGATGCGACCCAAGAAAACGGCTGTTTGTGGGCAATACCTGGCTCGCACAAAACCTATCCGATTACCCGTCATTTTCGTCGAAATGCTGCTGGTAAGGTACCGAGTTTGTGGGCAAAGAAACTCCCTGGGACTTATCACAAGCAGTGCCTTTGGAGGTAAAAGCAGGTACATTGGTGATCTTGCATGGTGCTTGTGTACACTTGAGCTACGAAAACCTTTCGCCCAAATCGCGCCACGCCTATGCTATACATGTGGTAGAAGGCAAAGATACTGTCTGGCGTGCCGATAACTGGCTTCAGCGTTCAGAAGCCTTGCCTTTCAGAAAAATGAAGGAGGTAGCAGATTCATTGCCTTTGTTTATATAAACCTGAGTAACTATAAAAAAACCTCTACATTCT
This region of Microscilla marina ATCC 23134 genomic DNA includes:
- a CDS encoding phytanoyl-CoA dioxygenase family protein, translated to MGKETPWDLSQAVPLEVKAGTLVILHGACVHLSYENLSPKSRHAYAIHVVEGKDTVWRADNWLQRSEALPFRKMKEVADSLPLFI
- a CDS encoding phytanoyl-CoA dioxygenase family protein — encoded protein: MTSPMIDAPTPNYKRPDTSKVIADQALLTPAEIERYEADGFLVLENFTNSERIAALKAAAQKIIDDFDMDMVSVFSTEDQRKLSSDLYFLESGDKIRCFFETHAFDNNGKLIKDKQLAINKLGHAMHDIDPVFEAFSYVPELCQAAIDLGFVDPIAAQSMYIFKQPSIGDKVNAHQDSTFLNTDLASCTGFWFALEDATQENGCLWAIPGSHKTYPITRHFRRNAAGKVPSLWAKKLPGTYHKQCLWR